GCGTCGGCGTCCAGCTTGGCGCTTCTTGCTTCCGTTCTACCGCCGTCACCCAGTTGCGCGGCGTTTCTCTGCCCGCCTGGCCAATGCCAATGGGTAAAACTTCAACCGTATTGCTGCCGGGGGGATAATAGTAAAGGCGCATTTCTGCCACGTTGATGACGATCCCCTCACGCACGGTATCCGGTAAAATCAGTTGCTGCGGCACAACCAGCGTTGAGCCAGACTTAGGCAGAAAAACATCCACGCCGGGATTGGCTTCAAGCATATTGCTTAACCCCTGCCCGTACTGCGCGGCAAAAGCTTCCAACGGCTGAGTGTTGCCTGAAGGTACCGTAATAGTCAAAGGGCTTCCCACCAGGCGACTCCCTTCTGGCGGTAGCGGATAGCTCACCGCCTGCGCGCCCTGACTCGCGAGCAGCATAATGAGTGAACAAAGCAGTTTTACACGACGCATCTTTTTCCTTTCCTTCGTCGCAGCAGACATCCGTTAATTATAGCTTTTATTATCTGTTTTAGTGGGTTACGTCTAAAATGTGCATAAAAAAACCCCGCCATCACGCGGGGTTCAAATCTCACGTAACTACGCTTCCTTACCATCCGGAAGCACAATGTTACTGGCGGCAAGCTGCCCCATGTTGGTATACATTGCACAGGCGGCTTCAACAATCGGCATCGCCAGCGCAGCCCCGCTGCCTTCGCCTAAACGCATTCCCATATTGAGATACGGATCCAATTCAAGATGCGCCAGCGCGGTACGGGCTCCCTTCTCAGCGGAGAAATGTGACGGGATCAGGTAAGGTTTAATCTGCGGTGCAATCTGGCTGGCCGCCAACGCTGCGGAATAAGAGAGGAAACCGTCCAGTACGACCGGCAGGCCGCAGGAGGCCGCCCCCAACATCACCCCCGCCATACCGACAAGATCAAATCCGCCAACCTTAGCCAGTACATCGATACCGTCATGGCGATTCGGTTGATTGACGGCAATGGCTCGCCGCACAACCTCAACTTTATTGCCTACTCTGGAAAGCGGCAGGTTAGCGCCGATGCCCACCACATCCTCGGCATCACTGCCGGTCAGCACGCTGACGATTGCCGCTGCAGGCGTCGTATTTGCCATACCAAGCTCCCCGACGCCAAACAGCGTTACGCCGTCTTTGGCCAGCTTATGGGTATAGCGGATAACTTCCAGCAGCAGTTCTTCGGCCTGCGAGCGGCTCATTGCCGGGCCCTGGGCAATATTGCCGCAGCCGCGTGCCACGCGCATATTCACCACGCCGGGAATAGGTTCAGCATCAATTCCCACGTCAATCACATGTACCTTTGCCCCCGCCTGCGCGGCCAGGACGCAAACGCCGGTGGTTCCACGCGTCATATTGGCTGCCTGAATAGCCGTAACAACTTTAGGCGAAACGGCAACCCCTTCATCCCACACGCCGTGATCGGCGCACATCACCAGCATCGCTTTGCCATGCACGTGCGGCACACCCTTCAGGCCAGGCATTCCGGCCAGTTGCACGGCGAGCGATTCAAGCCGACCAAGACTTCCCGGCGGTTTAAGCAATCCGTCGATATGCTGCTGTGCACGCAACATCGCAGCGCTATCAGGTGAAGGGATTGCGTGGAGTAAAGAGGTTAAAGTCTGCATAGGGGTTCCAGTATGTTGGCTGACTCAGAGCAGAGCCAGCAGGAAAATCAACTCACCAAGTTCAATGGCTGCGCCCAGCGTATCGCCGGTCTGCCCACCCAACGTGCGTTTTAATAACTGCCCAAGAATAAAAATCGCCACCATCGTGACAACCAGCGCTGCCACGCCGCGCATGCCGGGAAGTAGCACGGCGGCCAGGATAGCCGCGAATCCCAACGTAACGCAGGTTTGACGCCCGGTGACTTTGCCAATAAAAACGTTGCCCAGCCCTTCTTCGCGGGCATAGCGATGTCGATACATGAGCAACACCGCCGTTCCTCGCCCTGCGACACATGCCGCTGCCAGCGCGGCCAGCATCGGCGTGCCACGCAAAGCCAGTTCGCTCACCACCAGCACCTTCGCCAGTAAAACGAAAATTAACGCCAGTCCGCCATGGGTTCCCAGACGGCTATCACGCATGATCTCCAACATCCGCTCGCGTCGACGGGCCGAAAAAATACCGTCGCAGGTATCAGCCAGCCCGTCGAGATGAAACCCCCCGGTCAATAACGCCAGCGTGAGGACGGCAAACAGGGCCGCCAATGGCACGCCACACCAGGGCTGCAGCGCCATAAAGACCAGCCCCGTCAACCCTCCCAACACCACGCCAATCAGGGGAAACATCACAATACCGCGCGAATAGTGCTCGAAATCCAGTCCTTGCGACCAGCGAGCAGGAACGGGCAAGCGACTGATAAAAGAGAGCATTGCCCAGAACAACTTACTCATTTAATTTTGACTCCAATTCCTGATACCACCAGCCAGACCTCATCAGCTGCCGCCGCCAGTCGCTGGTTCACGCGTCCTGCAATATCGCGAAAATGCCGTGCCAGACGGTTCTCCGGAACAATCCCCATTCCCACTTCGTTGGTTACCAGCACAACCTTTGCCGGACAGCGCTGGCAGGCCACAATCAGCGAACGGACCTCATCCTCGATGGATTGCTCCATCGCCGCGTAATCCCAGCTATCCGGGTCACTGTCACCGCCCAGCGCAAACAACTGGTTGGTCACCATCGTGGTGATGCACTCCAGCAGAATGGCTTCTTGTGGATCGTTTGCTGCCGTTATCAGTTCATCAAGATGTTGCCAGCGCTCGGCTGTACGCCAGTGCGCAGGGCGTCCATCGCGATGATGCTGAATTCGCGCCGCCATCTCCTCATCAAAAATCTGCGAAGTTGCGATATACAAAACGTTTGGAGAATCCGCGATCAGCGCTTCCGCATGCCGACTCTTACCGCTTCGCGCGCCACCAGTAACCAGAATCATCATACTGGCTCCCGGTGTTGCTGCATGATGGTATAAATTTTCTCAATATCGATGTGTTGCCGCATCGCATCCGCCAGCAGATCAAACTGCTGCGATTTATATTGCGCGTAATGGAAGGTGGAATCCAGCGGCGCTAATCCTTTACGCTCTCGCAGGCCATTAACCAGCGCACGGGTAAATTCATCGCTGTCGAACAGACCGTGAAGATAAGTGCCGAACGCCAGGCCATCCTGAGTGACCGCACCATCAGCCACATTGCCGCCGTCTTTGCGCAGCGTCATCACCGACCGGCATTCTTCAGTCAACGTCGTTTCGCCCATATGGATTTCATAACCGCGAACGGATAACCCCGCCGTGCCTGCCAGCCAGTCGGGCAGCGAGGAGGACATTTGCCCCTCAACCAGGGTGGTAGTTTTATGCTGGGCAAAATGGGTCACAGTATTGAGCAAGCCCAGACCCGGCAGCGTACCAAGTCCTGACTCGACTTCATCAATGATGGTGTCGCCGAGCATTTGATAACCGCCGCAAATCCCCACCACCGGAACGTTATTACGATGCAATTGCACGACGCCATGCGCCATCCCGCTTTCACGCAGCCACACCAGATCGCCCAGCGTATTTTTGCTGCCGGGCAGAATCACAAGATCGGCCCCCGCCAGTTCTTCAGGCTGGCGCACATAGCGCACGCGCACATCCGGCTGTGCGGCAAGCGCATTGAAATCCGTGAAGTTAGAAATGTGCGGTATTTGAACCACCGCGATGTCGATGTCGCGTTTGTCTGTGCGCAAATATTTGCCCTTTTGCAGCGCAACGCCATCTTCATCTTCCAGATCAACATCCAGCCAGGGCATAACGCCCAGTACCGGAACGCCGGTCAGCGCTTCAATTTGCTCAATACCGGAGTACAGCAGCGCCACATCACCGCGAAACTTATTGATGATTACGCCTTTCACCCTGGCGCGTTCATGATCGTGCAGTAGCGCCAGCGTGCCATAAATGGAGGCAAATACCCCGCCACGGTCGATATCCGCCACCAGAATGACAGGACATTGTGCCATCTCAGCCATACCCATATTGACGATATCGCGATCGCGAAGGTTAATTTCAGCCGGGCTTCCCGCCCCCTCCAGCACCAGCACATCGAACTCCTGTGCCAGGCTGTTATACACTGACAGAATTTGATCCCGCAGACGCGGTTTGTACTCGTGGTAGCTCACCGCATCCATATCGGTTGCCACTTTGCCCATCAGCACAACCTGCGCTTTACGATCGCTGGTCGGCTTAAGCAATACCGGATTCATACGCACATCTGGCGTAATGCCGGCGGCTTCGGCTTGAAAAATTTGCGCGCGCCCCATCTCTTTACCTTCTGGGGTAATACCCGAGTTCAGCGCCATATTCTGCGATTTGAATGGCGCGGTACGCAGTCCATCCTGATAAAAAATTCGACATAGCCCGGCGACCAATACGCTTTTACCCACATCAGATGCCGTTCCCTGCAACATAATTGCCTGCGTCATGACGCCTCCTTCAGTGCGTTCTCTCGCATACGACTAAAAAATTCAGCCTCTGTTTTACACAGCGGAAAGCCCAGCTCAGTATGCAGCTTTACCAGCCAGGGCTGCGTTAATCCCGCTTGTTCAATCAGTTCCGTGCGGGCGAAAACATCACCCGGCGTACCGTGCGTTAGCACTTCGCCCCGACGTAAAACGTACACCGCATCGCTAACTTCATAGATAAGATCGATATCATGACTGGAGATAACCACGTGGTTTCCTTGCGCTACGATGCGTTTAATTATCTCAATCATCTGCGTGCGGCCAGAGGGGTCGAGGCCAGCGGTAGGTTCATCCAGGAGTAAATATTGCGCCTGCAACACCAACGCCCCGGCAATCGCCACGCGTTTTTTTTGCCCGTGACTTAGACACTGAATAGGCTGATGACGAAAATGCTGGGCGTCGACCAGCGTGAGCGCATCTTCTACCCGGCGGGAGATTTCGGCCTCATCCACGCCAAGGTTACGCAGGCTAAAAGCAATGTCGCTGTCGATATCGGTATAAAAGATTTGCTGATCGGGGTCCTGAAATACGGTTGCCACCTGCTGACGCAGCGCCAGCAGGCCGCGCTTGCTGTAATCCAGCGGTTTGCCCTGCCACATAACCGCGCCTTGCTGCGGACGCAGTAAGCCACTCAGGTTCATAAACAGCGTGGATTTCCCGCAGCCATTGGCACCAACCAGCCCGGTGACGGCATGGGTAGAAAAGTCCAGCGTTAGCCCTTTGAGGATCGGGTCATCCTGATAGCGAAACCAAAGCGCTGAGGTGGCAAGCATACTTTTCCTTACAGGTGAAAATCACCCTGATACAGTTTGATATCCAGTGTGGTGGTCATTTGCTGGTAGCGGATCAACACGCGGGTAAACAGCAATCCCACCAGCATCGCCAGCGAGCGATAGCCCAACGGCAAGCTACGATAACCAAAACGCAGCGTTTGTGCGCGATGAATAGCCAGCGCCTCGTCCAACAGGATGAAAATAAAGCGCCAGGTTAGCAGGATCTGCTCAGTTAACAGGCGAGGAACGCGCCCACGTTTGAGTAAGATAATTAATTGCGGAAACGGCAGATTCAGTACCAGCCAGAACGTTGCCGCCAGCGCAGCCAGGCTGCGCCAGAAGGTTTCATTGGCGGTGACCAGCCCTGGCGCGCTCACGCCTAACCAATAGCTTCCCACGGGGATGCTAGCCAGCAGCATCTGCGGATCGCGGCTAAAACTAAACAGAATGGTCACCACGCCAACCGTCAGAAAGCCAAACGGCAAGGCCATCCAGCGGCACCAGCGCCAAAAGGAAATGCGCAGCAACCAGCAGCTCAGCGCGGCAATCAGTAGCAGCTCAATACCCTGCCCCAGCGGGGGCAGAGTAAACGCCAGAATCATCATCATCAGCCAGAGCAGAAATTTCCGCACCGGTGAGACATGAAACCAGCGGCTTTGATAGCTAAGCCTGTCAAGCCCGGTCATCACGGCGTTGCCTGCCCTTGGTATAACCCAGAATGTAGAAAATCACGGCTGCACCCAGCGATCCCTGGAGGGTAAACAGCAGGCTTTCAATTTCACCGCTTGCGGGTTCATACAACGGCTGGAACCACGGCTCATAATGTGGGGCAATGGCCTGAATCTGACTCTCCGCCTCGCCGTCTGAACCGCCGTACTCTCCACCGTGGTTGATAAAGAACGGCAGGATCACCAGCGCGACGACCATCCCTAATAAAATCAGCGTCTTTTTCATCGTTAATGTCCTTGAGCAGTAATCAACTGCCGTTTGGTTAACTGGTCATAAATCATTACGGTGAGCAGACCTTCCGCAATCGCAATTGGGATCTGCGTCAGGCAGAAAATCCCCATGAACTTGATGATTGAGCCGGTCGCGCCAGCGGACGGATCCGGGAACGCAACGCCCAACTGCACCGAGGTCACGAAATAGGTGACGAGATCCGCCAACATCGCGCACAGGAAGACGCAGACATCACGACGCAGCCCTGCACGGCAGGCCATTTTCCACACCATGTAACCCACTACCGGGCCAATCACCGCCATCGACATACCGTTCGCGCCGAGCGTCGTCAAACCACCGTGCGCCAGCAAAAGTGCCTGGAACAGCAGGACGATTGCCCCAAGGATTGCCACCACGCCAGGTCCGAACAGGATAACCGCCAGGCCAACACCGGTAGGATGTGAACAACTTCCTGTAACGGAAGGAATTTTCAGCGCCGACAGCACAAAAATAAAGGCCCCGCACAGAGCCAGTAACACTTTTTGGTGACTATCTTCCTGTACGATTTGGCGCAAGCGCACTAATCCGTACCACAGGCAGGGTAAAAACAGCAGCCACCAGGCCAGCGCCCACATCGGCGGCAAGAAGCCTTCCATAATGTGCATGGCGAACGCTTGTTCAGGAACAATCATCAGTAATAGCGCCGCAGCCAACCCGCTGAAAGACAGCTGTTTTAGCTGTTGTTCAAGCTTCATTGTGCATACTCCCACTGTTTATTAACCAGAATGGTCGAGAAATAAGGCAGCGGCTGGTCGTCGCTGACTTCGTTGAGATGACGCCAGCACTGTTCACCTGGCAGCGTGGCTTCAGACATCATCAATGCGCAGTCCAACAAACCCTCTTGTTGCAGCAGCGCTTTGATGCGCGCAAAACGACCGTACACTTTCATCAACACCAGACTTTCATGCTGTTTTAACGCCTGCTGGATTTCAGCTTCCGGCGCGGTACAGGAGACTACCGCCAGAGACTGTTGCTCCATGGCGAGCGGCGTTTTGGAACGCGCGGCAATCGCAGCAAAAGAGGTTACACCCGGTACAATTTCCAACCAGTCAGGGCAGCCAATACGCTGGAGTAAAAAGACCCAGGTGCTGAACAGCATGGCGTCGCCGAGCGTGATAAAGCCCACCTGCTTACCGGCTTCGACTTCCTGAACCAGCGCGGCAGCAACCTCATCCCATACGGCCTCTTTTTCAGCACTGTCGGCACTCATCGGAAAATGACAGCAGCGAATTTCGGTCTGCTCACCGATATACTCCCGCACAATCGATAGCGCCAGGCTGTCGCCGCCTTTACGTCCGGCAGGCGCATAGAGAATATCGAGATGACCCAGCGTGCGTGCGGCCCGCACGGTGATAAGATCGGAAGCACCTGGCCCGGTGCTTAATGCGTACAGTTTTCCGCTCATGCCGCTTCCTCCAGCGCAACATTCAGCGCCTGCTGTAAATGCGCCACAAACATCGCGCGAACCGCCGGGTTCTCACCCAGACCACTAAGCCACGGCGTTGCCGGTATCCCGGCCGCGTTAAACAATGTTTTCCACGAATCATCTTCGTCGGAGGCCATGTCATTGATGGCATGATCGCCAGCAACTAACATCAGCGGCATCAGATGTACCGCCGTCACCCCTTCCTGAGATAAACTTTCAATCAGCACATCCACTTCCGGATAGCTTTCCACCGCCCCAACCCGCGCCGGAAAGCGCTGCGCCGTCATCATATGATCCAGGCAGGCATAGGCGGCAAAGGCATGATGGCTGGCACCGTGTCCCATAAACACCACTTTTTCACTTTCGCCAAGCGCTGGCATTTGCTGTTGCAGCGCCAGCATCAGCTGGGCGTAATCTTCATGGCTGCTCAGCAGCGGTACACCCAGCGTCAGGCGTGAAAACAGCGGACGCATACTGTGCACTTCGCGGACAATTTTTTCGTATTCGTCGCCGTTGATAATATGCAACGACTGAATAGCCACATCCTGATATCCCTGCTCCGCCAGTTTTTGCAGCGCCTGCAGCGGCGTGTCGATTTCAATGCCGTCGCGCTGCTTGAGCTTGCGGATTATCATCCCGGAGGTAAACGCCCGGAACAGGTCGCGGTCAGGGCAACTGGCTGCGAGATCGCGCTCACAGGCCACAATATTTTTCTCACAGGTGTCGTGATAGCTGGTGCCAAAGCTGACCACCAGAAGCGCCTTTTTCATCTCTAACTCCTTAAGCAGCGGCCAGCCAGCGCGTTAAACGCGCCCCAAAGGCGGCCTGACTTTCCAGTAACTCTTCTCCCGTCACCAACGGTGCCGGACGTGTAATCACGATGCAGGGGATTCCGGCATCCAGACAGGGTTGAACCTTTTCCTGATAACCACCTTCCGCACCGGATGCTTTGGTGATCACCACATCAGCCTGGCACTGGCGATAAAACGCGGCGTTGAACTCCGCGCTAAACGGCCCGCACAGTGCGAAGATTTCACCGACGCCAAATCCCAGGTCTGCGCATTGCTGAATCACCTCAGGTACAGGCAAAACGCGCGCCAGCAGCGTTTTTTCAGGCAACCCTTCACGCCAGATGGCCAGATCTTTACTGCCGGTGGTCAGCAGCACGCGATCGCCGAAGCGTCGCGCCACCTCGCAGGCTTGCGGAATGCTCTGTACGGTATACAGATGCGGGTGGGTTAAACCGCTCAACTGCTCAGGGCGCTGATATCGGCTCAGCAATACACCCGCCGCTTCGCAGGCACTCATGATGTTGCGACTTACCACTTCGGCATACGGATGCGAGGCGTCAATCACCCAGCGCGTCCGGTTTTCCTGCAGCCAGGCAATCATTTGTTCGCGTTCCAGACGCCCGCAGCGCACCTGACCTTTGATGTCTCCCGCCAGTTGCTTCCCCGTTGGGGTGGCAACCGACAAGGTGTAGGCCACGTTTGCCGCATCCAGTTGCTGGCATAGCATGCGCGCATCGCTGGTACCGCCCATGACCAGCACATCACCGTAATTCACAGCACATAACCTCGTGGCGTGATCATCAGGCCGTCCTGAACATAGGTTGTTTTGTTGCCAACAATCACAAGGCTGGTCATATCAACCGGCTCAAAATCCATTTCACCGAGCGTGGTCAGCCATTTTTCCTGCTTTTTACGTCCGGCTGATTTCACAATACCAACCGGCGTTTGCGCGCTCTTGCTGGCAGAAAGCAGTTCAAATGCGCGCGCCAGATGGCCTTCGCGACCCCGGCTGCGCGGGTTGTAGAAACAGATAACAAAGTCTGCTTCGCCGGCGGCAACGATGCGTTTTTCGATAACCGGCCACGGCGTCAACAGATCGCTTAAGCTGATGTGGCAGAAATCATGCATCAATGGAGCACCCAGCAAAGAGGCTGCGGCAATACTGGCGGTCATGCCTGGGATTAACCTGACCTCAACGTCCAGCTTTTGCTTGCTGACCAGCTCGAGCACCAGCCCGGCCATACCGTAAATTCCCGCATCTCCGCTGCTGATCAGCGCCACGTTGTGACCCGCCTGCGCCAGTTCGATCGCCGCCTGACAGCGTTCAATCTCTTTGCACATCCCGGTTTTGATCACCTGCTTGTCACCAGTAAACGCTTTTACCAGATGGGTGTAGGTTTTATAGCCAACGATGATTTCCGCCGCCTGCAATGCTTCAACGGCTTCCATGGTCATCATTGCCTGCGAGCCAGGACCAATTCCAATTACGCTTAACATCAGTGTGAAACTCCCAAAGTGATAGTGACGCCCTGTTCTCGCAGGGTCTCGCCTAACAGTTTTCCGTGGCTCAACAGCCAGGCTGCAGGACCGGAAACGCTTCCTGTACCCACCGTTTTGCGAACAAACGATGAGGCCGGAAAACGGTGCTCATGCTCACGCAGCGCGTCAGCGGTAAAAGTTTCGAAAGGAACGCGACAGCACGAAGCCAGTTGGATAAGTCCCTGTTCATCTTTTTTCAGCGTGATACTGCCAATCGCTTTTAACGCCAGTGGGTCGAGCTGCTGGGCTTCGAGTTGTCGGGCAAGCAGCGCGGCCAACAGCGGGAACGGCGTGTCACGACGACAACCAATTCCGGCCACAACCCGCTGTGGCACCAGCTTCCAGTGAGGAACAGGCAGATCGGGTAAATTGGTACGTAAGGTGATGCACACCAGCGCATCCAGTTCCGGAAGCTGATTGAGGTCGGTTACCGTGATAAAACCGCGTCGGTCACAATGGCTGACATCCTGCGTAAGTTCGTCATCCCACCACAGCCCGACTCGCTTATTGCTGACCAGCATCTGATTCACAATCTTCACCGCCGAACGGAAATCACTCATCCGGGCATTCAGTTGAAACGCCAGCGTATCCAGTGCCGCCATATCGTTCACATCCGTCGCCGTGGTGATAACCGGGTCGGCGCCCAGCATGCCCGCCAGATAACGCGCCAGCGCATTGGCGCCCCCTGCGTGACCGGAGAGCAGGCTGATGACATGCTGGGCTCGTTCATCAATGACCACCACCGCCGGATCGCAAAATTTGTCGTTAACCAACGGGGCCAGCACGCGCACCGCAATGCCGGTCGCCCCGATAAAAATCAGCGCAGAGTAATTCGCAAACGCTTCGCGGGCGGTATTCGCAAAGCCGTTTTCGAAAGCAATAAACCCCTCTTCCAGCAGCTTTTCACTGGTAAAACAGGTGACCGGTAGCATGGCCGCCAGACGTTTCGCCAGCACGACGCCGCCGGGGGTCAGGCAAAAAAGCGCAATGGATTCAGGCTTTACGGTATTCATGGCTAAAGTCCGCCGCATAGAGTTTGGAGTAGTGATACTCCGAGCCCAGGAAATTACCGACCAAAATAAGGGCCGTTTTACGGATGCCCGCATCGCGAACCTTGTCGCCAATATCCGCCAGGGTCCCACGCACGGTCTGGCTTTCCGGCCAGGTTGCTTTGTAGATCACCGCCACTGGCGTGGTCGCCGGATACCCGCCTTCAATTAAACGCTCGGCTACCCGATGAATACGCTGGACGGACAGATAAATCGCCATAGATGTCTGGTGACTGGCAAAGGACTCCAGCTGTTCGCGCTCGGGGACCGGTGTGCGCCCTTCCAGGCGGGTAATGATCAGGCTTTGTGAGACTTCAGGTACGGTGTACTCCACGCCGAGTTCTGCCGCCGCACCGAGGAATGCGCTGACGCCAGGCACCACCTGCCAGTCGATCCCGCGTTTGGTCAGTTCCTCGCCCTGTTCACGCACGGACCCGTACAGCGAAACATCGCCGGTTTGCAGACGGACAACGGTCTTACCCGCTTTCACTCCGGCCTCCATCAGATCGAGGATCTGTTCCAGATGCAGTTCAGCGCTGTCGTGACATTCAGCGCCGGCAGGGCAATATTCCAGTAGTTCAGTGTTAATCAGCGATCCGGCGTAAATAACAACCTGCGCCTGCTGTAGCAACCGGTAACCTTTGAGGGTAATCAGCTCGCGATCGCCTGGACCTGCGCCAACAAACCACACGCTACGGGGATCAAAAATCTCAGACATGGTTTCCTTCCTTCTGACAGGCGATAACAAATACGGGGTTATTCGGTTTAAAATAGTGACCATTGCCAAGCGGGGTAAGCGAAGAAACCTGTAGCTGCAGGCAATCCACTCCCTGTACGCCAAGATGGTCCAGATGTGCCAGCGCCGTGTTGAGGTTTTCCTGGAGGATAAACGTCATCACCAGTCGCCCTGCGGGATGCAATTGACGCATTGACCAGTCAATCAGGTCGGTCAAATGGCCGCCGCTGCCGCCCATAAAAATGGCATCGGCTTTTTCCGCGATAGTCATTGGCGCAACGCCTGGAAAAATGTCGATGTTTGCGCAGGCAAAATGCTGGCGGTTTTCATCCAGCAATCTGAGCGCTGCCGGGTTACGCTCGATTGCCGTCACGTGCAATCCAGGATATTGCAACGCCGCTTCTATCGACACGCTGCCGGTTCCGGCACCAATATCAATCAGGTGACTGGCGCGGTGTAATTCAAGTTTTGAGAGGGCAAGTGCGCGTACCGCTTCTTTGGTCATCGGCACTTTCTCTCCACGCAGAAACAGCTCATCTTTCATCGAGGATCACCACTGCATTCATGTCATAGTCGGCGTTAACTTCACTCACAGGCAGGAAATGGATCCGTTCGTTTTCCATCGCCAGGTTTTCGCCAATCACCATCCAGCGATACCCTTTGCCTCGTGCGATAAGCTGTTGCGCGATTTCCCGCGGGCCGCACAGCGTATCCGTCACCATCGCCACCTTGTTATGTCGCGCCAGTTCATCGAAACAGACGCTACGACCATGGCTACTGGTCAGCCACATATCGTTCATATCAATACCGGACTGCGCACACAGGTACTGCACCGCGCTAATGCCGGGAATAATGCGCACATTCTCAATACCAAAATGCGCCACCATGCGCGTCCCGATGCCGTAAAACAGCGGATCGCCAGACGCCAGTACCACAATGCTTTGTTCCTGGCGTGCGCGGATCCAGTTCAGGAGTTCCGGGATGTTGGCACCGAGCGCAAACTGTTCACCGGTAAAATCCGGGAATTGCTGCAAATGACGCTTTCCACCGACCAGAACATCAGCCTTTGCGACCGCTTCACGCGCCGCAGGCGTCATCAAATGCAAACCGGCGGGTCCCATCCCTACAACGGTTAACATTGCATCTCCTCAGCAATCTCTGCGACCGGGCGATTACTGCCAAGCACCTGATTATCAAAAGAGAACATAATGGCATCGCAGGTCGGGGGATTTTTGGTAAAGCGCAACGTTTGCAGGACG
The Citrobacter arsenatis DNA segment above includes these coding regions:
- a CDS encoding cobalt-precorrin-6A reductase, with product MNYGDVLVMGGTSDARMLCQQLDAANVAYTLSVATPTGKQLAGDIKGQVRCGRLEREQMIAWLQENRTRWVIDASHPYAEVVSRNIMSACEAAGVLLSRYQRPEQLSGLTHPHLYTVQSIPQACEVARRFGDRVLLTTGSKDLAIWREGLPEKTLLARVLPVPEVIQQCADLGFGVGEIFALCGPFSAEFNAAFYRQCQADVVITKASGAEGGYQEKVQPCLDAGIPCIVITRPAPLVTGEELLESQAAFGARLTRWLAAA
- a CDS encoding cobalt-factor II C(20)-methyltransferase; the protein is MSGKLYALSTGPGASDLITVRAARTLGHLDILYAPAGRKGGDSLALSIVREYIGEQTEIRCCHFPMSADSAEKEAVWDEVAAALVQEVEAGKQVGFITLGDAMLFSTWVFLLQRIGCPDWLEIVPGVTSFAAIAARSKTPLAMEQQSLAVVSCTAPEAEIQQALKQHESLVLMKVYGRFARIKALLQQEGLLDCALMMSEATLPGEQCWRHLNEVSDDQPLPYFSTILVNKQWEYAQ
- the cbiK gene encoding sirohydrochlorin cobaltochelatase, which translates into the protein MKKALLVVSFGTSYHDTCEKNIVACERDLAASCPDRDLFRAFTSGMIIRKLKQRDGIEIDTPLQALQKLAEQGYQDVAIQSLHIINGDEYEKIVREVHSMRPLFSRLTLGVPLLSSHEDYAQLMLALQQQMPALGESEKVVFMGHGASHHAFAAYACLDHMMTAQRFPARVGAVESYPEVDVLIESLSQEGVTAVHLMPLMLVAGDHAINDMASDEDDSWKTLFNAAGIPATPWLSGLGENPAVRAMFVAHLQQALNVALEEAA
- a CDS encoding cobalt-precorrin-7 (C(5))-methyltransferase; protein product: MLTVVGMGPAGLHLMTPAAREAVAKADVLVGGKRHLQQFPDFTGEQFALGANIPELLNWIRARQEQSIVVLASGDPLFYGIGTRMVAHFGIENVRIIPGISAVQYLCAQSGIDMNDMWLTSSHGRSVCFDELARHNKVAMVTDTLCGPREIAQQLIARGKGYRWMVIGENLAMENERIHFLPVSEVNADYDMNAVVILDER
- a CDS encoding decarboxylating cobalt-precorrin-6B (C(15))-methyltransferase: MKDELFLRGEKVPMTKEAVRALALSKLELHRASHLIDIGAGTGSVSIEAALQYPGLHVTAIERNPAALRLLDENRQHFACANIDIFPGVAPMTIAEKADAIFMGGSGGHLTDLIDWSMRQLHPAGRLVMTFILQENLNTALAHLDHLGVQGVDCLQLQVSSLTPLGNGHYFKPNNPVFVIACQKEGNHV
- the cbiG gene encoding cobalt-precorrin 5A hydrolase translates to MNTVKPESIALFCLTPGGVVLAKRLAAMLPVTCFTSEKLLEEGFIAFENGFANTAREAFANYSALIFIGATGIAVRVLAPLVNDKFCDPAVVVIDERAQHVISLLSGHAGGANALARYLAGMLGADPVITTATDVNDMAALDTLAFQLNARMSDFRSAVKIVNQMLVSNKRVGLWWDDELTQDVSHCDRRGFITVTDLNQLPELDALVCITLRTNLPDLPVPHWKLVPQRVVAGIGCRRDTPFPLLAALLARQLEAQQLDPLALKAIGSITLKKDEQGLIQLASCCRVPFETFTADALREHEHRFPASSFVRKTVGTGSVSGPAAWLLSHGKLLGETLREQGVTITLGVSH
- a CDS encoding precorrin-3B C(17)-methyltransferase, with protein sequence MLSVIGIGPGSQAMMTMEAVEALQAAEIIVGYKTYTHLVKAFTGDKQVIKTGMCKEIERCQAAIELAQAGHNVALISSGDAGIYGMAGLVLELVSKQKLDVEVRLIPGMTASIAAASLLGAPLMHDFCHISLSDLLTPWPVIEKRIVAAGEADFVICFYNPRSRGREGHLARAFELLSASKSAQTPVGIVKSAGRKKQEKWLTTLGEMDFEPVDMTSLVIVGNKTTYVQDGLMITPRGYVL
- a CDS encoding cobalt-precorrin-4 methyltransferase, with the protein product MSEIFDPRSVWFVGAGPGDRELITLKGYRLLQQAQVVIYAGSLINTELLEYCPAGAECHDSAELHLEQILDLMEAGVKAGKTVVRLQTGDVSLYGSVREQGEELTKRGIDWQVVPGVSAFLGAAAELGVEYTVPEVSQSLIITRLEGRTPVPEREQLESFASHQTSMAIYLSVQRIHRVAERLIEGGYPATTPVAVIYKATWPESQTVRGTLADIGDKVRDAGIRKTALILVGNFLGSEYHYSKLYAADFSHEYRKA